One window of the Cryomorphaceae bacterium 1068 genome contains the following:
- a CDS encoding fibronectin type III domain-containing protein has translation MFTRNVLKNMDGNANFPTPTPALADVTTKLDEFEDLALQAQFRDGRAILYRNKAGDELKDMLRTLGAYVSMVAEGDASIIVSAGFEVRSQSEPTPPLSDPTDLSATRSNRSGKVELDWETVKHALNYVVEMTTTDPVSPTAEWINAGTTSRSKFTVDNLEPGTYYWFRVKAFGRRDNSGYSDPAVVMAA, from the coding sequence ATGTTTACGCGTAACGTCCTGAAAAATATGGACGGAAACGCCAATTTCCCAACCCCCACACCAGCCCTTGCTGACGTCACAACGAAGTTGGACGAATTCGAGGACCTGGCCCTGCAAGCACAGTTTCGCGATGGGCGAGCTATCTTGTATCGAAACAAGGCAGGCGATGAATTGAAAGACATGCTTCGTACCCTGGGCGCTTATGTGTCTATGGTAGCTGAAGGAGATGCGTCGATCATCGTGAGTGCCGGATTTGAAGTACGCAGTCAGTCAGAACCCACTCCCCCCTTGAGTGATCCGACTGATTTGAGTGCAACGAGAAGCAACCGCAGCGGAAAAGTAGAGCTGGACTGGGAGACTGTGAAGCATGCCTTGAACTACGTCGTGGAGATGACCACCACCGATCCGGTAAGCCCCACGGCTGAGTGGATCAATGCGGGAACCACCTCGAGGAGTAAGTTCACGGTAGACAACTTGGAGCCGGGCACGTACTACTGGTTTCGGGTGAAGGCCTTCGGTCGTCGAGATAACAGCGGGTATAGTGACCCTGCGGTGGTGATGGCAGCGTAA